In the genome of Parasteatoda tepidariorum isolate YZ-2023 chromosome 10, CAS_Ptep_4.0, whole genome shotgun sequence, the window AAAAACTTCTCCATTCAAAAAAAGTTCCAGGAATATTAAtcagaaatcaaaaatattccaaatttttacCGAAGGGCAAGAACCTAAATCAGAGGTTGTATCTGAAACATATAATACGACACCAGAAAAATCTGAAAGCATCAAAGTCAGTCCTGGCAACTGTCACCAACAATCTGATTCTAAAAAAGTGGCCCAGGAGGAAATTGAAAACTATGCTTCTGAAATTTTATCTGCAGGGGCAGATAGTTCAACACCAACTGCAAGTactggtaaaaataatttggaagaTGTTGATCAATGGCttgaaaattctttcaaaaggGGAAATATGAAgcgaaaaattgaattattgttgaaaactaagaataaaaaatcatgtCCAGATCCAAATCAACAGGATGTTTCAAAAGATGCTGGGGAAGATCTTGGAATTAAGCCAGATGCAATCAAGtcagcaaaaaaagaaataaatactgatataaatgatcaaactttaaaaaagaagatacaAGGTAAACCTTTAAGATTATGTCACAGTGTGGAAAATAACCAACCAGTGGAAGAGTCAAGAGCCTCTGATCCTGCAAcagaaattagtttatttgatcAGGGAATTAATGCCTTGGCAAATAGTGGTAATGCTGAGAAACTTGTCGTTGCAAAATCAAGTAGATCAGAAAGTTTGCTTGATCAGAGAATTAATGCCTTGACAAGGAGTAGTGATACTGTGCAACAGAGAGAGGCAGAATCTAATAGAGGAATGAGTTTACTTGATCAGAGAATTCATGCAATGACAACAAAGAATAGTAATACTCTGCAACTGGGTGGCACAGAATCCAATAGAGGAATTAATTTACTAGATCAGAAAATTGATGATGTGGCAAATAGTAGTTATGTTGTGCCACATACAGGTTCCGAATCTAATAGAGGGATAAGTTTGCTTGATCAGAGAATTGATGCAATGACAAGAAGTAGTGATACTATGCAACATAGAGATTCAGACTCAGATAGAGGGATGAGTTTACTTGATCAGAGAATCAATGCAATGACAAGGAGTAGTGATACAATGCAACAGGGAGATTCAGACTATGATAGAGGGAAGAGTTTACTTGATCAAAGAATCAATGCAATGACACGGAATAGTGATACTATGCAACATAAAGATTCAGACTCAGATAAAGGGATGAGTTTACTTGATCAAAGAATCAATGCAATGACAAAGAGTAGTGATACTATGCAACATGAAGATTCAGACTCTGATAGAGGAATGAGTTTACTTGACCAGAGAATCAATGCAATGACAAGAAGTAGCAATACTGTGCAACAGGGAGATTCGGCATCTAATAGAGGTGTAAGTTTACTTGATCAGAGAATCAATGCAATGACAAGGAGTAGTGATACTATGCAACAGGGAGATTCAGAATCAAATAGAGGGATCAGTTTACTTGACCAGAGAATCAATGCAATGACAAAAAGTAGTGATACTATGCAACATGAAGATTCAGACTCTGATAGAGGGATGAGTTTACTTGACCAGAGAATCAATGCCTTGATGGCAAGGAATAGTGATcttgaacaaaagaaaaatattgaatctaaTGAAGAAGAGAGTTTACTTGATCAGAGAATGAATGCATTGACCACAAAGAATAATGATAGTGAGCAATCGAGTAATATTACATCTGTGGACTCTAGTAAAACCTCAAGTTCATTAGATCAAAGAATTGATtgcttagttaaaaatattaacatcaaCCTTCTAggtacaaaaaatattgctagtcttgtaaatcaaaataaaaaggaagtTGCTGAGTTAAAAGACATTAATTCAATGGAAGTAGATGATGATATGGATAAAAAGCAAGTAGTTAAAAATCTTTCTGTGAACAAAAGCTTGGATAGCTCTCTAAATGATGTCTCAGCCGAACTGTTGAAAAATGGCCAAACTAATGATGAATCAGCAGAAAAGGTACAGTTATCTGTAGAGAGTGACACAGAGGATACCTTTTTCTCGTCTTTGTGCAACTCCACTAGTTctgataacaaaaatttaatacctgGTTTAGAAATGCatgaagaatttgaaataaaaaaagaatctgtaaatcaaaatgaagatgaaaaaaTGCAATCATTGGAAAATCCAAAGAATGCTGACAAAGAGATTTTGgaagtaaacaatttaaagattGAGGAAGAAGTAACTGTTAAAATAGAAATGCCTGAAAGCATGCtttcaacagaaaatatttgcaataatctACAAGATGCCGTTTTATCTAGCCAAAATAAATCCTTTGAAGATCTTAAGCAAAAAAGTGATTCTACATCAGCTGCTGGTAGTAGTGTAGAAACAATTGCTGTAGTACAAGATGTGTGTGATAGCtctgtaaatataaattgtaaagaTCAAAAAATTGCCACTTCCACTGTTTCAGGACTAC includes:
- the LOC107436993 gene encoding putative leucine-rich repeat-containing protein DDB_G0290503 isoform X1 is translated as MMPKVLNVEQLENKFSCLTRARESITGLSTWIMRHSEFCDGIVEEWLACLSKNFNAMTMFYLANDVIMQCGKKRVPQYRVAFAKALENAVGLPNVKEISYEVCRIINIWRNRDLFEEGFCQRLIDKLQGKEKETEVPAVTEESELDIIANYKKENLIDKVIKLKHINDEMNEKEEILKCADEPSKSDFVHLGSQEGQNMLQKITRYCNTVKGFIKLVNDEIEMREKLLKELNRTNIFYTSQYEDVKKVAHAYKIYGKKIKKVAKQLSDKRETLSPAIATTYFSDNDISSPKSPDDAFSPSEDFSYMSASPSSTLSDSVKEPSHQYPISDSHDVSKTSPFKKSSRNINQKSKIFQIFTEGQEPKSEVVSETYNTTPEKSESIKVSPGNCHQQSDSKKVAQEEIENYASEILSAGADSSTPTASTGKNNLEDVDQWLENSFKRGNMKRKIELLLKTKNKKSCPDPNQQDVSKDAGEDLGIKPDAIKSAKKEINTDINDQTLKKKIQGKPLRLCHSVENNQPVEESRASDPATEISLFDQGINALANSGNAEKLVVAKSSRSESLLDQRINALTRSSDTVQQREAESNRGMSLLDQRIHAMTTKNSNTLQLGGTESNRGINLLDQKIDDVANSSYVVPHTGSESNRGISLLDQRIDAMTRSSDTMQHRDSDSDRGMSLLDQRINAMTRSSDTMQQGDSDYDRGKSLLDQRINAMTRNSDTMQHKDSDSDKGMSLLDQRINAMTKSSDTMQHEDSDSDRGMSLLDQRINAMTRSSNTVQQGDSASNRGVSLLDQRINAMTRSSDTMQQGDSESNRGISLLDQRINAMTKSSDTMQHEDSDSDRGMSLLDQRINALMARNSDLEQKKNIESNEEESLLDQRMNALTTKNNDSEQSSNITSVDSSKTSSSLDQRIDCLVKNININLLGTKNIASLVNQNKKEVAELKDINSMEVDDDMDKKQVVKNLSVNKSLDSSLNDVSAELLKNGQTNDESAEKVQLSVESDTEDTFFSSLCNSTSSDNKNLIPGLEMHEEFEIKKESVNQNEDEKMQSLENPKNADKEILEVNNLKIEEEVTVKIEMPESMLSTENICNNLQDAVLSSQNKSFEDLKQKSDSTSAAGSSVETIAVVQDVCDSSVNINCKDQKIATSTVSGLQNRTDKKPKNMLETVCCILECLSKNKTNSNLGKPCESYKNELKSDLSFENCLKIYRVLQNKNLTSSLNSNNDNRSYKDSSNINSYSTVLGTQNGASDFCMTTNALHGPILSTFDSSNVSNSDSSINIKDISLDSSNVKDNFEVADMDCDSE
- the LOC107436993 gene encoding putative leucine-rich repeat-containing protein DDB_G0290503 isoform X2: MNEKEEILKCADEPSKSDFVHLGSQEGQNMLQKITRYCNTVKGFIKLVNDEIEMREKLLKELNRTNIFYTSQYEDVKKVAHAYKIYGKKIKKVAKQLSDKRETLSPAIATTYFSDNDISSPKSPDDAFSPSEDFSYMSASPSSTLSDSVKEPSHQYPISDSHDVSKTSPFKKSSRNINQKSKIFQIFTEGQEPKSEVVSETYNTTPEKSESIKVSPGNCHQQSDSKKVAQEEIENYASEILSAGADSSTPTASTGKNNLEDVDQWLENSFKRGNMKRKIELLLKTKNKKSCPDPNQQDVSKDAGEDLGIKPDAIKSAKKEINTDINDQTLKKKIQGKPLRLCHSVENNQPVEESRASDPATEISLFDQGINALANSGNAEKLVVAKSSRSESLLDQRINALTRSSDTVQQREAESNRGMSLLDQRIHAMTTKNSNTLQLGGTESNRGINLLDQKIDDVANSSYVVPHTGSESNRGISLLDQRIDAMTRSSDTMQHRDSDSDRGMSLLDQRINAMTRSSDTMQQGDSDYDRGKSLLDQRINAMTRNSDTMQHKDSDSDKGMSLLDQRINAMTKSSDTMQHEDSDSDRGMSLLDQRINAMTRSSNTVQQGDSASNRGVSLLDQRINAMTRSSDTMQQGDSESNRGISLLDQRINAMTKSSDTMQHEDSDSDRGMSLLDQRINALMARNSDLEQKKNIESNEEESLLDQRMNALTTKNNDSEQSSNITSVDSSKTSSSLDQRIDCLVKNININLLGTKNIASLVNQNKKEVAELKDINSMEVDDDMDKKQVVKNLSVNKSLDSSLNDVSAELLKNGQTNDESAEKVQLSVESDTEDTFFSSLCNSTSSDNKNLIPGLEMHEEFEIKKESVNQNEDEKMQSLENPKNADKEILEVNNLKIEEEVTVKIEMPESMLSTENICNNLQDAVLSSQNKSFEDLKQKSDSTSAAGSSVETIAVVQDVCDSSVNINCKDQKIATSTVSGLQNRTDKKPKNMLETVCCILECLSKNKTNSNLGKPCESYKNELKSDLSFENCLKIYRVLQNKNLTSSLNSNNDNRSYKDSSNINSYSTVLGTQNGASDFCMTTNALHGPILSTFDSSNVSNSDSSINIKDISLDSSNVKDNFEVADMDCDSE